One window from the genome of Pseudonocardia hierapolitana encodes:
- a CDS encoding NAD(P)-dependent alcohol dehydrogenase: MKAVRVHDYHADPKIDDIDEPRLQGPLDVIVKVGGAGVCRTDLHILEGQWAAAMNPQLPYVIGHENAGWVHAVGDGVTNVAVGDTVILHPQPSCGLCLACRRGNDMHCAAAFFPGLSDNDGGMAEYLRTTARACVKLDPATNPADVAALADAGITAYHAVRKAVPVLWPGTTAVVQGAGGLGHIGIQCLAALTATRIVVVDRNPAALELAREIGADETVVADGSHVDAVKDLTGGEGATVVFDFVAEQGAENDAWQMVAPDGHQYVIGYGGQFSAPTLDFVAGEKNVIGNIVGTYTDLAELMVLAQAGKVTLHTKQYPLDAALDALHDLDAGRVRGRAILVP; this comes from the coding sequence GCACGACTACCACGCCGACCCGAAGATCGACGACATCGACGAGCCGCGGCTGCAGGGCCCGCTGGATGTGATCGTGAAGGTCGGTGGGGCCGGGGTGTGCCGCACCGACCTGCACATCCTGGAAGGCCAGTGGGCGGCCGCGATGAACCCGCAGCTGCCCTACGTGATCGGGCACGAGAACGCCGGCTGGGTGCACGCCGTGGGGGACGGGGTGACCAACGTGGCGGTCGGGGACACGGTGATCCTGCACCCGCAGCCCTCCTGCGGGTTGTGCCTGGCGTGCCGGCGGGGCAACGACATGCACTGCGCGGCCGCGTTCTTCCCCGGCCTGAGCGACAACGACGGGGGGATGGCCGAGTACCTGCGCACCACCGCCCGGGCCTGCGTGAAGCTGGACCCGGCCACCAACCCGGCGGACGTGGCGGCGCTGGCCGACGCCGGGATCACCGCCTATCACGCGGTGCGCAAGGCGGTGCCGGTGTTGTGGCCGGGCACGACGGCGGTGGTGCAGGGCGCCGGCGGGTTGGGGCACATCGGGATCCAGTGCTTGGCCGCGTTGACCGCGACCCGGATCGTGGTGGTCGACCGCAATCCGGCCGCCCTGGAGCTGGCGAGGGAGATCGGGGCCGACGAGACGGTGGTCGCGGACGGCTCGCACGTGGACGCGGTGAAGGACCTGACCGGGGGTGAGGGGGCCACCGTGGTGTTCGACTTCGTGGCCGAGCAGGGCGCGGAGAACGACGCGTGGCAGATGGTGGCCCCGGACGGTCACCAGTACGTGATCGGTTACGGCGGGCAGTTCTCGGCGCCGACGCTGGATTTCGTGGCCGGGGAGAAGAACGTGATCGGCAACATCGTGGGCACCTACACCGACCTGGCCGAGCTGATGGTGCTGGCCCAGGCCGGGAAGGTCACCCTCCACACCAAGCAGTACCCGCTCGATGCGGCGCTGGACGCGCTGCACGACCTCGACGCCGGCCGGGTCCGCGGCCGGGCGATCCTCGTCCCGTGA
- a CDS encoding amidohydrolase family protein gives MYSKDGENYFIVDSHMHFWDASPQNWVPGRENLAKGWIDCFYGYHQLGPPETHWDWEKYCRYSEEDLMHDLFEAGHVDVAIFQSTYLKYWYTNGFNTAERNHTLTEKHPDRFITNGRFDPREGDAGLAQLEEDAERYGLKGVKLYTAEWIGDSRGYKLSDPEAYRFLARAQELGIKNIHVHKGPTIWPLDKDAFDVSDVDHAATDFPDLNFIVEHVGLPRIEDFCFMAVQEPNVYAGLSVVIGGLMHARPKFFAKVMGELLFWVGEDKMTFGSDYGIWEPKWQVEGFVDWQMPDDDAFTDYPRLTAEGKKKILGLNAAKLYDLPVPPECRIRTSADEQERPGEQLVTDAAAAGSP, from the coding sequence ATGTACTCCAAGGACGGCGAGAACTACTTCATCGTCGACTCGCACATGCACTTCTGGGACGCGAGCCCGCAGAACTGGGTGCCCGGCCGGGAGAACCTCGCGAAGGGCTGGATCGACTGCTTCTACGGCTACCACCAGCTCGGCCCGCCGGAGACGCACTGGGACTGGGAGAAGTACTGCAGGTACTCCGAAGAGGACCTGATGCACGACCTGTTCGAGGCCGGGCACGTGGACGTCGCGATCTTCCAGTCGACGTACCTGAAGTACTGGTACACGAACGGCTTCAACACCGCCGAGCGCAACCACACGCTGACCGAGAAGCACCCGGACAGGTTCATCACCAACGGCCGGTTCGACCCGCGCGAGGGCGACGCCGGCCTGGCCCAGCTCGAGGAGGACGCCGAGCGCTACGGGTTGAAGGGCGTGAAGCTCTACACCGCGGAGTGGATCGGCGACTCCCGCGGCTACAAGCTGTCCGACCCGGAGGCGTACCGGTTCCTGGCCCGGGCCCAGGAGCTGGGCATCAAGAACATCCACGTCCACAAGGGCCCGACGATCTGGCCGCTGGACAAGGACGCCTTCGACGTCTCGGACGTCGACCACGCGGCCACCGACTTCCCGGACCTGAACTTCATCGTCGAACACGTCGGGCTGCCGCGGATCGAGGACTTCTGCTTCATGGCCGTGCAGGAGCCCAACGTCTACGCCGGCCTCTCGGTGGTGATCGGTGGGCTGATGCACGCCCGGCCGAAGTTCTTCGCCAAGGTCATGGGCGAGCTGCTGTTCTGGGTCGGCGAGGACAAGATGACCTTCGGCAGCGACTACGGCATCTGGGAACCGAAGTGGCAGGTCGAGGGGTTCGTCGACTGGCAGATGCCCGACGACGACGCGTTCACCGACTACCCACGGCTGACCGCGGAGGGCAAGAAGAAGATCCTCGGGCTGAACGCCGCGAAGCTCTACGACCTCCCCGTGCCGCCGGAGTGCCGGATCCGGACGTCGGCGGACGAGCAGGAGCGACCCGGCGAGCAGCTGGTCACCGACGCCGCGGCGGCCGGTTCGCCGTGA
- a CDS encoding iron-sulfur cluster assembly protein: MTAPTTGLAAAVWAALGTVRDPELDEPITDLEFVSSCTVSGDGVAAVRLRLPTFFCAPNFAWLMVADAHDAVAAVPGVTRADIALDDHFVSATINEGVAARAGFVASFAGEAQAELDELRAVFLRKAALAGQDRIARPLVDAGATPEQLAGARLGDLPPSADLDRLRRRRAEVGLPHGPDAPLLLHPDGAPVTAEQVPLHLRRARLTRVGIEANGHTCRDLLGKRYAI, from the coding sequence GTGACCGCGCCGACCACCGGGCTCGCCGCCGCGGTGTGGGCGGCGCTGGGCACGGTGCGCGACCCCGAGCTCGACGAGCCCATCACGGACCTGGAGTTCGTGTCGTCGTGCACCGTGTCCGGCGACGGGGTGGCGGCCGTGCGGCTGCGCCTGCCCACGTTCTTCTGCGCGCCCAACTTCGCCTGGCTGATGGTGGCCGACGCGCACGACGCGGTGGCCGCCGTCCCGGGCGTCACCCGCGCCGACATCGCCCTGGATGACCACTTCGTCTCGGCGACGATCAACGAGGGCGTCGCGGCGCGGGCCGGGTTCGTCGCGTCGTTCGCCGGGGAGGCCCAGGCCGAGCTGGACGAGCTGCGCGCGGTGTTCCTGCGCAAGGCCGCACTGGCCGGGCAGGACCGGATCGCCCGCCCGCTGGTCGACGCCGGTGCCACTCCGGAACAGCTGGCCGGGGCCCGGCTCGGCGACCTGCCGCCGTCGGCGGATCTCGACCGGCTCCGGCGGCGGCGGGCCGAGGTGGGGCTGCCCCACGGTCCCGACGCCCCGCTGCTGCTGCACCCGGACGGCGCGCCGGTGACCGCCGAGCAGGTGCCGCTGCACCTGCGCAGGGCCCGGCTCACCCGGGTCGGCATCGAGGCCAACGGGCACACCTGCCGGGACCTGCTCGGGAAGCGGTACGCGATCTAG
- a CDS encoding haloacid dehalogenase type II yields the protein MDDIRALVFDVFGTVVDWRSGVARDVRRLLPGVDAEAFADAWRGRYVPSMERVRRGELPWTSLDELHRASLDELLAELGLPDVSESVRTELVLAWHRLDPWPDSVGGLTRLKARYVIASLSNGNVALLVDMAKHGRLPWDTVLSAELFGHYKPDPEVYDGAARLLGLPPERVLMVAAHTSDLAAARARGLRTAYVHRPGEHGPVTAPPPKTDPEADVSVASLPELATHLGA from the coding sequence ATGGACGACATCAGGGCGCTCGTTTTCGACGTGTTCGGCACGGTGGTGGACTGGCGGTCCGGGGTCGCGCGGGACGTGCGCCGCCTGCTGCCCGGGGTCGACGCCGAGGCCTTCGCCGACGCGTGGCGCGGGCGGTACGTCCCCTCCATGGAGCGCGTGCGCCGCGGCGAGCTGCCCTGGACCTCCCTCGACGAACTGCACCGCGCATCGCTGGACGAGCTGCTCGCCGAGCTCGGCCTGCCCGATGTCTCCGAGTCCGTCCGCACCGAGCTCGTGCTCGCCTGGCACCGGCTCGATCCGTGGCCGGACTCCGTCGGAGGACTCACCCGGCTCAAGGCCCGGTACGTGATCGCGTCGCTGTCCAACGGGAACGTCGCACTGCTCGTCGACATGGCCAAGCACGGCCGGCTGCCGTGGGACACGGTGCTCTCCGCCGAGCTGTTCGGGCACTACAAGCCCGACCCCGAGGTCTACGACGGCGCCGCCCGGCTGCTCGGCCTGCCCCCGGAGCGGGTGCTGATGGTGGCCGCTCACACCAGCGACCTCGCCGCCGCCCGCGCCCGCGGCCTGCGCACCGCCTACGTCCACCGCCCTGGCGAGCACGGCCCGGTGACCGCCCCGCCCCCGAAGACGGACCCGGAGGCGGATGTGTCGGTGGCTTCCCTCCCGGAGCTGGCAACCCACCTGGGCGCCTGA
- a CDS encoding class I SAM-dependent methyltransferase, whose amino-acid sequence MTEGPPGWGAPLHARVLDIADVVAGTTVLDLGCGPGTFAAAAVARGARVVGIDVDRSAVATAAAAVPDAEFLVGDAHDPPPGPFDLVAAVQLLQHVANPLAVLRAAARVGSAVVVTTWAPEEECDVAAFGEALAPWLPPRRTSAGPPPLTDPGRLRKIVGLAGLAVAAEDEVECLFGYPDADALVAPLLASGLGRAAAARAGEDAVRGAVLARLDANRTRTGGYVLRNRFRVVLARGG is encoded by the coding sequence GTGACCGAGGGGCCGCCGGGCTGGGGCGCCCCGCTCCACGCCCGGGTGCTCGACATCGCCGATGTCGTCGCGGGCACCACAGTGCTCGACCTGGGCTGCGGGCCGGGGACGTTCGCCGCTGCGGCGGTGGCGCGGGGTGCCCGGGTGGTCGGCATCGACGTCGACCGCTCCGCGGTGGCGACGGCCGCTGCCGCGGTGCCCGACGCCGAGTTCCTCGTCGGCGACGCCCACGATCCGCCGCCGGGCCCGTTCGACCTGGTCGCGGCGGTGCAGCTGCTCCAGCACGTGGCGAACCCGCTCGCCGTGCTGCGCGCCGCAGCCCGGGTCGGCTCGGCGGTCGTCGTCACGACGTGGGCGCCCGAGGAGGAGTGCGACGTGGCGGCGTTCGGCGAGGCGTTGGCGCCCTGGCTCCCGCCCCGCCGCACCTCCGCCGGCCCGCCTCCCCTCACCGATCCCGGCCGCCTGCGCAAGATCGTCGGGCTGGCCGGCCTGGCGGTCGCCGCCGAGGACGAGGTCGAGTGCCTGTTCGGCTACCCGGACGCGGACGCGCTGGTCGCGCCGTTGCTCGCGTCCGGGCTCGGGCGGGCGGCGGCCGCGCGGGCGGGAGAGGACGCGGTCCGTGGGGCGGTCCTGGCCCGCCTCGATGCCAATCGGACGAGAACCGGGGGCTACGTGCTCCGGAACAGGTTCCGGGTCGTGTTGGCCAGAGGTGGATAG
- a CDS encoding 5-methyltetrahydropteroyltriglutamate--homocysteine S-methyltransferase translates to MQRRTEPPFRADHVGSLLRPPALLAARQQFAAGTLDADGLRAVEDDAIRDVVAMQEEIGLQSATDGEFRRTSWHMDFIYQLGGITKTDEQIRVSMHNAEGENAFTTAGLAIREKIRLDEPIFADAYRYLASLTTTATPKLTIPSPSMVHYRAGIAAVDRSVYPDVEEFWSDLSAAYAAQVRAMADLGCRYLQLDDTSLAYLNDPAQRAQIAARGEDADHAHLRYIKQINAAVADRPEGMRITTHMCRGNYRSSWAAEGGYDFVAEALFGELDVDGFFCEFDDERSGGFAPLRFVPPGKQVVLGLVTTKTGRLEDPDDLKRRIDEASKYVPLDQLCLSPQCGFSSTVEGNALTLEEEVAKLRLIVQVAEDVWG, encoded by the coding sequence ATGCAGCGACGCACCGAACCGCCGTTCCGCGCAGACCACGTCGGGAGCCTCCTGCGCCCGCCCGCCCTCCTCGCGGCGCGCCAGCAGTTCGCGGCCGGCACGCTCGACGCCGACGGCCTGCGTGCCGTGGAGGACGACGCCATCCGGGACGTGGTGGCGATGCAGGAGGAGATCGGGCTGCAGTCGGCCACCGACGGCGAGTTCCGCCGCACGTCGTGGCACATGGACTTCATCTACCAGCTCGGCGGCATCACCAAGACCGATGAGCAGATCCGGGTCAGCATGCACAACGCGGAGGGGGAGAACGCGTTCACGACCGCCGGGCTCGCGATCCGCGAGAAGATCCGGCTCGACGAACCGATCTTCGCCGACGCGTACCGGTACCTCGCCTCGCTCACCACGACCGCGACGCCGAAGCTGACGATCCCGTCGCCGAGCATGGTCCACTACCGCGCCGGCATCGCGGCGGTCGACCGCTCCGTGTACCCGGACGTCGAGGAGTTCTGGAGCGACCTGTCCGCCGCATACGCGGCGCAGGTGCGCGCCATGGCCGACCTCGGCTGCCGCTACCTGCAGCTCGACGACACCAGCCTCGCCTACCTCAACGACCCCGCCCAGCGCGCCCAGATCGCGGCGAGGGGCGAGGACGCCGATCACGCCCACCTGCGCTACATCAAGCAGATCAACGCGGCGGTCGCGGACCGGCCGGAGGGCATGCGGATCACCACGCACATGTGCCGGGGCAACTACCGCTCGTCGTGGGCGGCCGAAGGCGGCTACGACTTCGTGGCCGAGGCCCTGTTCGGTGAGCTGGACGTCGACGGCTTCTTCTGCGAGTTCGACGACGAACGCTCCGGTGGCTTCGCGCCCCTGCGGTTCGTGCCGCCGGGCAAGCAGGTGGTGCTCGGGCTCGTCACCACGAAGACCGGCCGGCTCGAGGACCCCGACGACCTCAAGCGCCGCATCGACGAGGCATCGAAGTACGTGCCGCTCGACCAGCTGTGCCTGTCCCCGCAGTGCGGCTTCTCCTCCACGGTCGAGGGCAACGCCCTCACGCTGGAGGAGGAGGTGGCGAAGCTGAGGCTGATCGTGCAGGTGGCGGAGGACGTCTGGGGCTGA
- a CDS encoding LLM class F420-dependent oxidoreductase: MDHAVFTFLTDYGIDGPTLARATEERGFDGLFLTEHTNIPTSRQSAWSGGPELPRRYSHTFDPFVALAAMAMVTQRIALGTAVSLVLQHHPIGLAKTTASLDRIAGGRFEFGVGPGWNREEMANHGVDPRTRTRRMLEHLAAIREIWTKDEAEFHGEFVDFDPIWSWPKPLRTPPVLIGGEGPTVLDRVLSHGDGWMPRVGEDTDVDALAARVAELRRRAAAAGRGRPTVTVFGAVPDRAALESYAAAGADRVLYALPDAGEDEVLRALDDLAALRGR, encoded by the coding sequence GTGGATCACGCCGTCTTCACCTTCCTGACCGACTACGGCATCGACGGCCCGACGCTGGCGCGGGCCACCGAGGAGCGCGGGTTCGACGGGCTGTTCCTCACCGAGCACACGAACATCCCGACGAGCCGGCAGTCGGCGTGGTCGGGCGGCCCCGAGCTGCCCCGCCGCTACTCGCACACCTTCGACCCGTTCGTCGCGCTGGCCGCCATGGCGATGGTCACGCAGCGGATCGCGCTCGGCACGGCCGTCTCCCTGGTGCTCCAGCACCACCCGATCGGCCTGGCCAAGACGACCGCGAGCCTCGACCGGATCGCGGGCGGCCGGTTCGAGTTCGGCGTCGGGCCCGGCTGGAACCGGGAGGAGATGGCCAACCACGGCGTCGACCCGCGAACCCGGACCCGCCGCATGCTCGAGCACCTCGCGGCCATCCGGGAGATCTGGACGAAGGACGAGGCCGAGTTCCACGGCGAGTTCGTCGACTTCGACCCGATCTGGTCGTGGCCCAAGCCGCTGCGCACCCCGCCGGTGCTGATCGGCGGAGAGGGGCCGACCGTGCTGGACCGGGTGCTGTCGCACGGCGACGGGTGGATGCCCCGCGTCGGCGAGGACACCGATGTGGACGCGTTGGCCGCCCGCGTCGCCGAGCTGCGCCGGCGGGCCGCAGCCGCAGGGCGTGGCCGCCCCACCGTCACCGTGTTCGGCGCCGTCCCGGATCGCGCTGCGCTCGAGTCGTACGCGGCCGCGGGGGCCGACCGGGTGCTCTACGCGCTGCCCGACGCAGGCGAGGACGAGGTCCTGCGCGCCCTCGACGACCTCGCTGCCCTCCGCGGCCGGTGA
- a CDS encoding IclR family transcriptional regulator: MAPDRATGTSVTRALRVIEAVAAAGDGVTAKVIARRVGVPLPSVYRAIGTLVEEGYLVRLHEARGYGLGYRVAQLHRSLAEQMRPSALVRQVLHDVHIAVGAPSYLAVLRDLDVVVVHVDDCAEHPRPAPMRVGEPVAPHTTAAGKAVLAQLRPGPLAEFAARSPLPYPVDDAELCRIRADGAAVEAHEYQPDTAGIAAAVHAPDGAVRGALGVTVPRAELTARRGELAQAVREAAACVDHAD, from the coding sequence GTGGCACCGGACCGCGCCACCGGCACCTCCGTCACCCGGGCACTGCGGGTGATCGAGGCGGTCGCGGCCGCGGGTGACGGGGTCACGGCCAAGGTGATCGCCCGCCGCGTCGGGGTTCCGCTGCCCTCGGTCTACCGGGCCATCGGCACGCTCGTCGAGGAGGGCTACCTCGTGCGGCTCCACGAGGCGCGCGGATACGGCCTGGGCTACCGGGTGGCGCAACTGCACCGGAGCCTCGCCGAGCAGATGCGGCCGTCCGCGCTCGTCCGGCAGGTGCTGCACGACGTGCACATCGCGGTCGGAGCGCCGTCGTACCTCGCGGTGCTCCGCGATCTCGACGTCGTCGTGGTGCACGTCGACGACTGCGCCGAGCACCCCCGGCCCGCTCCCATGCGGGTGGGCGAGCCGGTGGCGCCGCACACCACGGCCGCGGGCAAGGCGGTGCTCGCGCAGCTGCGGCCCGGCCCGCTCGCCGAGTTCGCGGCCCGCTCGCCGCTCCCGTACCCCGTGGACGATGCCGAGCTGTGCAGGATCCGGGCCGACGGCGCGGCCGTGGAGGCCCACGAGTACCAGCCGGACACGGCCGGGATCGCGGCTGCGGTGCACGCCCCGGACGGCGCGGTCCGCGGCGCGCTGGGTGTGACCGTTCCCCGTGCAGAGCTGACCGCTCGTCGCGGCGAACTGGCGCAGGCGGTGCGGGAGGCCGCCGCCTGCGTCGATCACGCGGACTAA
- a CDS encoding DUF2630 family protein, protein MNDDELHRRIDELVAEEHRLERAHVGQALSEGEQQRLNDLGVQLDRYWDLLRQRDARRRAGLDPDGAQERSADVVEGYRQ, encoded by the coding sequence ATGAACGACGACGAACTGCACCGCCGCATCGACGAGCTGGTGGCCGAGGAGCACCGGCTCGAGCGTGCGCACGTCGGCCAGGCACTCTCGGAGGGCGAGCAACAACGGCTGAACGACCTGGGTGTCCAGCTGGACCGGTACTGGGACCTGCTGAGGCAGCGAGACGCACGCCGCCGCGCCGGACTCGACCCGGACGGGGCGCAGGAGCGCTCCGCCGACGTCGTGGAGGGTTACCGGCAGTAG
- a CDS encoding uridine kinase codes for MQVSPVTPARLVDEVVELVDARPGRVRVALDGPPPTRPLDLAERVADALRTRGRMAVVVSAGDFLRPASVRLEFGREDPDEFLDGWLDTGGLRREVLAPAGPGGSGRVLPRLWDAVADRAHRDRYVELPADGVVLLAGALLLGRGLPLDLAVHLRMTPAALTRTLPDDEHWTLPAYARYAEERDPEEQAALVVLSDHPERPALRH; via the coding sequence GTGCAGGTCTCACCCGTCACCCCCGCGCGGCTCGTCGACGAGGTCGTGGAGCTGGTCGACGCCCGCCCCGGACGGGTGCGCGTCGCGCTCGACGGCCCGCCGCCGACGCGCCCGCTCGACCTCGCCGAGCGGGTGGCCGACGCACTGCGCACGCGCGGCCGCATGGCCGTCGTCGTGAGCGCAGGCGACTTCCTGCGCCCGGCGTCGGTGCGCCTGGAGTTCGGCCGCGAGGATCCCGACGAGTTCCTCGACGGCTGGCTCGACACGGGCGGCCTGCGCCGCGAGGTGCTCGCCCCGGCCGGTCCGGGCGGATCGGGCCGAGTGCTGCCCCGCCTGTGGGACGCGGTGGCCGACCGCGCCCACCGCGACAGGTACGTCGAGCTACCCGCCGACGGGGTGGTGCTGCTGGCAGGCGCCCTGCTGTTGGGTCGCGGCCTCCCCCTGGACCTGGCGGTTCACCTGCGGATGACCCCCGCCGCCTTGACCCGCACCCTCCCGGACGACGAGCACTGGACCCTGCCGGCATACGCCCGCTACGCCGAAGAACGCGACCCTGAAGAGCAAGCGGCCCTGGTGGTCCTCTCCGACCACCCCGAACGCCCCGCGCTCCGCCACTGA
- a CDS encoding DUF3662 and FHA domain-containing protein, with protein sequence MGRVDRFERRLQGLVGDAFARVFGGSVVPQEVVQALLREAEGHLQELAGGRVLAPNRFTVLLSPTDLARMGGDRAEIVNSLSGSVTEQLADQGWDTYGEVVVFLERSDALHTGQFRTRSTVDPDASRRDAIRARDAGEAPMSQQPGHPEENGQYGYDRGAPGGYGQQQTYAPPAYDQRQGGYEQGEPGQPGYGQPGYPQQGGGYGGPQQQGGGYDQGYGQQGAGYGGPQQQGGGYGGQPGGGYDQGYGQQGGGYGGPQQGGGGYDQGYGGQPQGYAQPGGGYGGQQQPGYAPGGYDQGYGQQGGGYPQQQQYEQGYDGGYDQGYGGQQGGYGGYQQQLSASLSLDDGSGRTYDLTQGSHVIGRGQDSSFRLPDTGVSRRHLEINWDGHTATLTDLGSTNGTTVNGNPVQTWQLNDGDVIRVGHSSLVFRTQ encoded by the coding sequence TTGGGCCGCGTCGACAGGTTCGAACGCCGTCTTCAGGGACTGGTGGGCGACGCCTTCGCGCGGGTCTTCGGTGGCAGTGTCGTTCCCCAGGAAGTCGTACAGGCGCTGCTGAGGGAAGCCGAGGGCCATCTGCAGGAGCTCGCGGGCGGGCGCGTACTCGCGCCCAACAGGTTCACCGTGCTCCTCAGCCCCACCGATCTCGCTCGCATGGGCGGTGACCGAGCGGAGATCGTGAACTCGCTGTCCGGCTCTGTCACCGAGCAACTCGCCGACCAGGGATGGGACACCTACGGCGAGGTCGTAGTCTTTCTGGAGCGCTCCGATGCGCTGCACACGGGACAGTTCCGCACCCGCTCGACCGTGGACCCCGACGCTTCCCGCCGGGACGCCATCCGAGCACGCGACGCAGGAGAAGCACCCATGAGCCAGCAACCGGGCCACCCCGAGGAGAACGGGCAGTACGGATACGACCGTGGTGCCCCCGGCGGATACGGGCAGCAGCAGACGTACGCCCCGCCCGCCTACGACCAGCGCCAAGGGGGGTACGAGCAGGGCGAGCCCGGCCAGCCGGGCTATGGCCAGCCGGGGTACCCGCAGCAGGGCGGCGGCTACGGCGGCCCGCAGCAGCAGGGCGGCGGCTACGACCAGGGGTACGGCCAGCAGGGCGCCGGCTACGGCGGCCCGCAGCAGCAGGGCGGCGGGTACGGTGGCCAGCCCGGTGGTGGCTACGACCAGGGTTACGGCCAGCAGGGCGGCGGCTACGGCGGCCCGCAGCAGGGCGGCGGCGGCTACGACCAGGGGTACGGCGGCCAGCCTCAGGGCTACGCCCAGCCGGGTGGTGGCTACGGCGGCCAGCAGCAGCCGGGCTACGCACCGGGCGGCTACGACCAGGGTTACGGCCAGCAGGGCGGCGGCTACCCGCAGCAGCAGCAGTACGAGCAGGGTTACGACGGCGGGTACGACCAGGGTTACGGCGGCCAGCAGGGCGGCTACGGCGGCTACCAGCAGCAGCTGTCGGCCTCGCTCTCGCTGGACGACGGGTCGGGCCGCACGTACGACCTCACCCAGGGCAGCCACGTGATCGGGCGCGGGCAGGATTCGTCGTTCCGCCTCCCGGACACCGGCGTGTCGCGCCGCCACCTGGAGATCAACTGGGATGGTCACACGGCGACGTTGACGGACCTCGGTTCCACCAACGGCACCACCGTCAACGGCAACCCGGTGCAGACCTGGCAGCTCAACGACGGTGACGTCATCCGAGTCGGGCACTCGAGCCTGGTCTTCCGCACGCAGTAG
- a CDS encoding FHA domain-containing protein FhaB/FipA — protein sequence MPELVLQLTRAGFLALLWLFVLVALRVVRSDLYAASGLRALVPGGGRSTARTGRGRTPRQLLVTQGALAGTRISLDSRPILIGRADDSTLVLDDDYASTRHARISMQGDEWYVEDLGSTNGTYLDRAKVTGPTRVPPGVPVRIGKTVIELRS from the coding sequence GTGCCGGAGTTGGTGCTGCAGCTGACCAGGGCGGGCTTCCTCGCCCTCCTCTGGCTGTTCGTGCTGGTCGCGCTCCGGGTGGTGCGCTCTGATCTCTACGCTGCGTCCGGCCTGCGCGCGCTGGTTCCGGGTGGTGGCCGGTCCACGGCCCGCACGGGCCGGGGCCGCACCCCACGTCAGCTCCTCGTCACACAGGGGGCGCTGGCCGGCACGCGCATCTCGTTGGACTCCCGGCCGATCCTGATCGGCCGGGCCGACGACTCGACGCTGGTGCTCGACGACGACTACGCATCCACTCGCCATGCCCGGATTTCGATGCAGGGTGACGAGTGGTACGTCGAGGATCTCGGGTCGACCAACGGCACGTACCTCGACCGGGCTAAGGTCACCGGGCCGACCCGGGTCCCCCCGGGCGTCCCTGTCCGCATCGGCAAGACGGTGATCGAGCTTCGATCATGA